The segment TCTTCCACGAAACGGATATCGTGTACTTGTGGGTCAACACCTAGCACTTTCAGAGAACCTAAGTACAGTTCTTGAATGTTGTCTGGTGACGGTTTAATGATCACCTGGAACTGGTAATAGTGCTGAAGACGGTTAGGGTTTTCACCGTAACGACCATCAGTTGGACGGCGTGAAGGTTGAACGTACGCTGTAGCGATTGGCTCTGGACCAAGAGCTCGTAAGCACGTCATTGGGTGAGACGTACCAGCGCCCACTTCCATATCTAATGGCTGAACAATGGTACAGCCTTGTTGGGCCCAATAATCCTGCAGCGCGAGGATCATACCCTGAAAGGTTTTGATATCGTATTTTTGCATAGTCAGGTTCGCGCGATTCTTCTGTCTGAATTGATAAAAAATAACGATCAAGTATACCCAGTTATTCCCTGACAAAGTAGTGCCAATATTGCTTAATTATTAGCTTAAACTTTCTTTTAGGAGAGTTTTTGTCGTTTATTAGTATTTATTCTTTGATAAGAGAAAAGTTAAATGGAAGCCTATGGCGAATTTGGGGTTGAGATTAATAACGATGCTGTATAGAATTTGGCCTGTCTTTGGGGAGTAGCTTATCGGGCGCTGTGGCAAACAGTACCGATTCGTTCGTCAACATAATTGGTGCAAAATCACCATGGCGTCCGAGACTCGAAGCCCTTCGAGTTTAGCAAGACCTTAGACAAACACCGCGAACTTGGGTAGGGCGTGGGGTTTGTCTATGGTTTATATAATAATCCCTACCCTAATGAGTAGGTCGTGAGCGTTTTAGCTATTTCAATTACAACTGTCGCCTTAGCCGAAATTGGTGACAAAACCCAATTACTATCTCTTCTGTTAGCCAGCCGTTACCGTAAACCGGTACCAATCATTGCTGCTATTTTCCTTGCAACCGTTGTGAACCACGCATTAGCTGCTTGGTTAGGTGTTGTAGTTGCCGATTATTTATCTCCGGAAATCCTTAAATGGGTCGTGGTGGTCAGTTTCTTAGCCATGGCTGGCTGGGTGTTGATTCCAGATAAATTGGATGATGACGAGGAAATCTCGAATCGCGGGCCTTTTATTGCAAGTTTTATCGCGTTCTTTGTCGCTGAAATTGGTGACAAAACTCAGATTGCGACTTCTATTCTTGGTGCTCAGTTCGCAGACGCGT is part of the Vibrio diazotrophicus genome and harbors:
- a CDS encoding TMEM165/GDT1 family protein, which translates into the protein MSVLAISITTVALAEIGDKTQLLSLLLASRYRKPVPIIAAIFLATVVNHALAAWLGVVVADYLSPEILKWVVVVSFLAMAGWVLIPDKLDDDEEISNRGPFIASFIAFFVAEIGDKTQIATSILGAQFADALTMVVLGTTIGMLLANVPVVLIGKLSADKLPLAMIRKVTALLFLALAAGTAFL